In Saccharothrix syringae, the following are encoded in one genomic region:
- a CDS encoding trimeric intracellular cation channel family protein, whose translation MLLTALELVGIAAFAASGALAAVRARLDVFGVTVLALTTSLGGGTIRDVLLGVHPPVALVRWPYLAVAAVTGLVVFRFHPTVAKLRRSVLLLDAFGLGLFVTAGTTTALALGAPPYAACLVGMTTGIGGGALRDVLLREIPLVLRREIYAVAALAGAFVVVVGDQLDLPAVPVSLAGSAVIVGLRLLALWRHWNAPVAPRLDG comes from the coding sequence GTGCTGCTCACCGCCCTGGAGCTGGTCGGGATCGCCGCGTTCGCCGCCTCCGGCGCGCTCGCCGCGGTCCGGGCCAGGCTCGACGTGTTCGGGGTGACCGTGCTGGCCCTGACCACGTCGCTGGGCGGCGGCACGATCCGGGACGTGCTGCTGGGCGTGCACCCGCCGGTGGCGCTGGTGCGCTGGCCCTACCTGGCCGTCGCCGCGGTCACCGGGCTGGTGGTCTTCCGCTTTCACCCGACCGTGGCGAAGTTGCGCCGGTCCGTGCTGCTGCTCGACGCGTTCGGCCTCGGCCTGTTCGTCACGGCGGGCACCACGACCGCGCTCGCGCTGGGCGCGCCGCCCTACGCGGCGTGCCTGGTCGGCATGACCACCGGCATCGGCGGCGGCGCGCTGCGCGACGTGCTGCTGCGCGAGATCCCGCTGGTCCTGCGGCGGGAGATCTACGCGGTCGCGGCGCTGGCGGGCGCGTTCGTGGTCGTCGTCGGTGATCAACTGGACCTGCCCGCGGTCCCGGTGAGCCTGGCCGGTTCGGCGGTCATCGTGGGCCTGCGGCTGCTGGCCCTGTGGCGGCACTGGAACGCCCCGGTGGCCCCAAGACTTGACGGGTAG
- a CDS encoding response regulator transcription factor has translation MRILVVDDDRAVRESLRRSLQFNGYQVDLAGDGQQALESVVNQRPDAMVLDVMMPRLDGLEVCRRLRSTGDDLPILVLTARDAVSDRVSGLDAGADDYLPKPFALEELLARLRALLRRAAAEDAKGGQAGAVLRFADLELDPGTRDVRRGDRSISLTRTEFALLELFLAHPKQVLTRGRILEDVWGYDFPTSGNALEVYVGYLRRKTEAGGEPRLLHTVRGVGYVLRETPP, from the coding sequence ATGCGCATCCTCGTTGTCGACGACGACCGGGCCGTGCGTGAGTCGCTCCGGCGCTCACTGCAGTTCAACGGCTACCAGGTCGACCTGGCCGGCGACGGCCAGCAGGCCCTGGAGTCCGTCGTCAACCAGCGCCCCGACGCCATGGTGCTGGACGTGATGATGCCCAGGCTGGACGGCCTGGAGGTGTGCCGCCGGCTGCGCAGCACCGGCGACGACCTGCCGATCCTGGTGCTCACCGCCCGGGACGCGGTGTCCGACCGGGTGTCCGGCCTCGACGCGGGCGCCGACGACTACCTGCCCAAGCCGTTCGCGCTGGAGGAGCTGCTGGCCAGGCTGCGCGCGCTGCTGCGGCGGGCCGCCGCCGAGGACGCCAAGGGCGGGCAGGCGGGCGCGGTGCTGCGGTTCGCCGACCTGGAGCTGGACCCCGGCACGCGCGACGTGCGGCGCGGCGACCGGTCGATCAGCCTGACCCGGACCGAGTTCGCGCTGCTGGAGCTGTTCCTCGCGCACCCCAAGCAGGTGCTCACCCGCGGTCGCATCCTGGAGGACGTCTGGGGCTACGACTTCCCGACCTCGGGCAACGCCCTGGAGGTCTACGTGGGCTACCTGCGCCGCAAGACCGAGGCCGGTGGCGAGCCCCGGCTGCTGCACACCGTGCGCGGCGTCGGCTACGTGCTGCGGGAGACCCCTCCGTGA
- a CDS encoding sensor histidine kinase produces the protein MIDSASVRDAANERLQRVSLRARVTLLAAFCVAGAVAVVSLGAYMTVSRNLHDQLEDNLRQRAQAAVTAPKVNNDVTEIPGAFLAAGDIRIGVLDTDGQIYYPKGTSPPPTQPADLEVARGAVQENFWTDTRTGFQVLALPYGDGQAMLIAQSTKPLNTTLGKLSVVLFVISGLGVLVAAAAGTAVARTGLRPVQRLTEATERVALTGDLRPIPVSGDDELALLSQRFNAMLGALAESQERQRRLVADAGHELRTPLTSMRTNLELLLASERPDAPTLSDQDKAEIHADVRAQLDELTTLIGDLVELAREDAPQVVHEPVDLVEVVERAVDRARRRASDVRLAVEVQPWSLLGDSSALERAVLNLLDNAVKFSPPGGEVRLSLRQLGDGSAVVEVADSGPGIAEADLPHVFERFYRSQEARTLPGSGLGLAIVKQVAERHGGMAYVGRAPEGGALFALRLPGRPTPLPPMPATSSPSGDAHR, from the coding sequence GTGATCGACTCAGCGTCGGTGCGCGACGCCGCCAACGAGCGCCTCCAGCGCGTCTCGCTGCGGGCCCGGGTCACCCTGCTGGCGGCGTTCTGCGTGGCGGGCGCCGTGGCCGTGGTCTCGCTCGGCGCCTACATGACGGTCAGCCGGAACCTGCACGACCAGCTGGAGGACAACCTCCGGCAGCGCGCGCAGGCCGCGGTGACCGCGCCCAAGGTCAACAACGACGTCACCGAGATCCCCGGCGCCTTCCTGGCCGCGGGCGACATCCGGATCGGCGTGCTGGACACCGACGGGCAGATCTACTACCCCAAGGGCACCAGCCCGCCGCCGACCCAGCCCGCGGACCTGGAGGTGGCGCGCGGGGCGGTGCAGGAGAACTTCTGGACCGACACCCGCACGGGCTTCCAGGTGCTCGCCCTGCCCTACGGCGACGGGCAGGCGATGCTGATCGCCCAGTCCACCAAGCCGCTCAACACCACCCTGGGCAAGCTGTCCGTGGTGCTGTTCGTGATCAGCGGCCTGGGCGTGCTGGTCGCGGCGGCGGCGGGCACCGCGGTGGCGCGCACGGGCCTGCGGCCGGTGCAGCGGCTGACCGAGGCCACCGAGCGGGTCGCGCTGACCGGCGACCTGCGGCCGATCCCGGTGTCCGGCGACGACGAGCTGGCGCTGCTGTCGCAGCGGTTCAACGCGATGCTCGGCGCGCTGGCCGAGTCGCAGGAGCGGCAGCGCAGGCTGGTCGCCGACGCGGGCCACGAGCTGCGCACCCCGCTGACGTCGATGCGCACGAACCTGGAGCTGCTGCTGGCCTCCGAGCGGCCCGACGCGCCGACCCTGTCGGACCAGGACAAGGCCGAGATCCACGCCGACGTGCGGGCCCAGCTCGACGAGCTGACCACGCTCATCGGCGACCTGGTGGAGCTGGCCCGGGAGGACGCGCCGCAGGTCGTGCACGAGCCGGTGGACCTGGTCGAGGTGGTCGAGCGCGCGGTGGACCGGGCCCGGCGGCGGGCGTCGGACGTGCGGCTGGCCGTCGAGGTCCAGCCGTGGTCGCTGCTGGGCGACTCGTCCGCGCTGGAGCGCGCGGTGCTGAACCTGCTGGACAACGCGGTGAAGTTCAGCCCGCCGGGCGGCGAGGTGCGGCTGTCGCTGCGGCAGCTCGGCGACGGCAGCGCGGTGGTCGAGGTGGCGGACTCCGGTCCGGGCATCGCCGAGGCCGACCTGCCGCACGTGTTCGAGCGCTTCTACCGCTCGCAGGAGGCGCGCACGCTGCCCGGCTCCGGCCTGGGCCTGGCGATCGTCAAGCAGGTCGCGGAGCGCCACGGCGGCATGGCCTACGTGGGCCGGGCGCCGGAGGGCGGCGCGCTGTTCGCGCTGCGCCTGCCCGGGCGCCCGACGCCCCTGCCGCCGATGCCCGCGACCAGCTCACCGTCGGGTGACGCGCATCGGTAA
- a CDS encoding beta-galactosidase, whose protein sequence is MTTWPTGLRGPAWGADYNPEQWPEAVWADDVALMRRAGVNLVSVGVFSWALLEVAEGRYEFGWLDRVLDRLHEGGIRVDLATATASPPPWLTTAHPEVLPETAEGVRLSHGSRQSYCPSSAVYREKAVALAGALARRYREHPALAAWHVGNEYGCHVPRCYCDRCAEAFRAWLRSRHGDLDALNEAWGTAFWSQHYTAWDQVLPPRATPALGNPGQLLDFDRFSSDALLELFKAERDVLREVTPGVPVTTNFMVTWTFGALDYWRWADEVDFVANDHYTRADDPERHVELAFSADLARGLARGRPWLLMEHSTSAVNWQPRNLAKQPGELRRNSYQHLARGADGTLFFQWRQSRAGAERYHSAMVPHAGPDTAVFAEVERVGAEYARIAELVGSTVEAAPVAVVYDWESGWVLGQPAHPTVDFSHREHALALYRALWRAGVAVDFLPPGAPLAPYRAVVLPALHLVDDAGPYADYVEGGGRLLVTYLSGITDTRGHVHLGGHPGAFRDLLGVRTEEFFPLAAGQEVALDDGSSARVWTEHLRAGDAEVLASYVDGPLPGVPAVTRRDVGEGAAWYLACGLTGAGLDRLVEAVLDHAGVPRGTAGVEVVRRRGARAGAPVSWLVAVNHGGGDAELPAVGVELLSGERVPGRVVVPAGGVVVVREEV, encoded by the coding sequence ATGACGACTTGGCCCACCGGTCTGCGCGGCCCGGCCTGGGGTGCCGACTACAACCCCGAGCAGTGGCCCGAGGCGGTGTGGGCGGACGACGTCGCGCTGATGCGGCGGGCCGGGGTGAACCTGGTGAGCGTCGGCGTCTTCTCGTGGGCCCTGCTGGAGGTGGCGGAGGGCCGCTACGAGTTCGGCTGGCTCGACCGCGTGCTGGACCGGTTGCACGAGGGCGGCATCCGGGTCGACCTGGCCACCGCGACCGCCTCGCCGCCGCCGTGGCTGACCACCGCCCACCCGGAGGTGCTGCCCGAGACGGCGGAGGGCGTGCGGCTCTCGCACGGCTCCCGGCAGTCCTACTGCCCCAGCTCGGCCGTCTACCGGGAGAAGGCGGTCGCGCTGGCCGGCGCGCTGGCGCGGCGCTACCGGGAGCACCCCGCCCTGGCCGCCTGGCACGTGGGCAACGAGTACGGCTGCCACGTCCCCCGCTGCTACTGCGACCGGTGCGCCGAGGCGTTCCGCGCGTGGCTGCGGTCCCGCCACGGCGACCTGGACGCGCTGAACGAGGCGTGGGGCACCGCGTTCTGGAGCCAGCACTACACCGCGTGGGACCAGGTCCTGCCGCCGCGCGCCACCCCCGCCCTGGGCAACCCCGGCCAGCTGCTCGACTTCGACCGGTTCTCCTCCGACGCCCTGCTGGAGCTGTTCAAGGCCGAGCGGGACGTGCTGCGCGAGGTCACCCCCGGCGTGCCGGTGACCACCAACTTCATGGTGACCTGGACGTTCGGCGCGCTGGACTACTGGCGGTGGGCCGACGAGGTCGACTTCGTGGCCAACGACCACTACACCCGCGCCGACGACCCGGAGCGGCACGTCGAGCTGGCCTTCTCCGCCGACCTGGCGCGCGGGCTCGCGCGCGGCCGCCCGTGGCTGCTGATGGAGCACTCCACCTCGGCGGTGAACTGGCAGCCGCGCAACCTCGCCAAGCAGCCCGGCGAGCTGCGGCGCAACTCGTACCAGCACCTCGCCCGCGGCGCGGACGGCACGCTGTTCTTCCAGTGGCGGCAGTCGCGGGCGGGCGCGGAGCGCTACCACTCGGCGATGGTCCCGCACGCGGGTCCCGACACGGCCGTGTTCGCCGAGGTCGAGCGGGTCGGCGCCGAGTACGCGCGCATCGCCGAGCTGGTCGGCTCGACCGTCGAGGCGGCGCCGGTCGCGGTGGTCTACGACTGGGAGTCCGGGTGGGTGCTCGGGCAGCCCGCCCACCCCACGGTCGACTTCTCCCACCGCGAGCACGCGCTCGCGCTCTACCGCGCCCTGTGGCGGGCCGGCGTGGCGGTCGACTTCCTGCCGCCCGGCGCGCCCCTGGCGCCCTACCGCGCGGTCGTGCTGCCCGCGCTGCACCTGGTCGACGACGCCGGCCCGTACGCGGACTACGTCGAGGGCGGCGGCCGGCTGCTGGTCACCTACCTCTCCGGGATCACCGACACCCGCGGCCACGTGCACCTCGGCGGCCACCCCGGCGCGTTCCGCGACCTGCTGGGCGTGCGGACCGAGGAGTTCTTCCCGCTGGCCGCCGGGCAGGAGGTGGCGCTGGACGACGGCTCGTCGGCGCGGGTGTGGACCGAGCACCTGCGCGCGGGCGACGCGGAGGTGCTGGCCTCCTACGTGGACGGCCCGCTGCCGGGCGTGCCCGCGGTCACCCGCCGCGACGTCGGCGAGGGCGCCGCCTGGTACCTGGCGTGCGGCCTGACCGGGGCCGGGCTGGACCGGTTGGTCGAGGCCGTGCTGGACCACGCGGGCGTGCCGCGCGGTACCGCGGGCGTCGAGGTCGTGCGTCGTCGGGGTGCGCGGGCCGGCGCGCCCGTATCGTGGCTGGTCGCGGTGAACCACGGGGGCGGCGATGCGGAGCTGCCCGCGGTGGGCGTCGAGCTGCTGTCCGGGGAGCGGGTGCCCGGGCGCGTGGTCGTGCCCGCCGGCGGCGTGGTCGTGGTCAGGGAAGAGGTGTGA
- a CDS encoding DeoR/GlpR family DNA-binding transcription regulator, translated as MLARQRQAVILEEVRRTGAVRVSDLVVRLGVSDMTVRRDLDVLAARGLVEKVYGGATSVVGRSTDEPGFEAKSVRSLPEKEAIAAFAAGLVRPGTAIGLSAGTTTWTLARFLDDIPDLTVVTNSIRVADVLQQSGRTDRTVVLTGGVRTPSDALVGPVAVQALRSLHLDVVFLGVHGMAERSGFTTPNLNESETDRALVDAAGRVVVVADHTKWGTVGISTIAALDEADVLVTDEGLAEQARVVLGEQVGELVLAHVPGRGEELA; from the coding sequence GTGCTGGCGCGGCAGAGGCAAGCGGTGATCCTGGAGGAAGTCCGCCGGACCGGCGCGGTGCGGGTGAGCGACCTGGTGGTGCGGCTCGGCGTCTCGGACATGACGGTGCGCCGCGACCTGGACGTGCTGGCCGCCCGCGGCCTGGTGGAGAAGGTCTACGGCGGTGCCACGTCCGTGGTCGGCCGCAGCACCGACGAGCCCGGCTTCGAGGCCAAGTCGGTGCGCTCGCTGCCGGAGAAGGAGGCCATCGCCGCGTTCGCCGCGGGCCTGGTCCGCCCCGGCACCGCGATCGGGCTGTCCGCGGGCACCACCACGTGGACGCTGGCCCGGTTCCTGGACGACATCCCCGACCTGACCGTGGTGACCAACTCGATCCGGGTCGCCGACGTGCTCCAGCAGAGCGGGCGCACCGACCGGACCGTGGTGCTCACCGGCGGGGTGCGCACGCCGTCGGACGCGCTGGTCGGGCCGGTGGCCGTGCAGGCGCTGCGGTCGCTGCACCTGGACGTGGTGTTCCTGGGCGTGCACGGCATGGCCGAGCGCTCCGGCTTCACCACCCCCAACCTCAACGAGAGCGAGACCGACCGCGCGCTGGTCGACGCGGCCGGTCGCGTGGTGGTGGTCGCCGACCACACCAAGTGGGGCACCGTCGGCATCTCCACCATCGCCGCGCTGGACGAGGCGGACGTGCTGGTGACCGACGAGGGTTTGGCCGAGCAGGCCCGGGTAGTGCTGGGGGAGCAGGTCGGTGAACTGGTCCTGGCGCACGTGCCGGGGCGGGGAGAGGAACTGGCGTGA
- the galT gene encoding galactose-1-phosphate uridylyltransferase: MRRTAGKLADGREIIYYDDTPDAPPRDAVDTRDLPPSQPLSEVRRDPLTDEWVAMAAHRQTRTYKPPADLCPLCPSTPDKPTEIPEPSYDVAVFENRFPSFAQGVPDLPSTVEGMPMVARAPGRGRCEVVCFTSDHNSSFGELPAWRVRTVVDVWAERTTALGALPGVEQVFPFENRGEEIGVTLHHPHGQIYGYPFVTPKTERMLSVAAAYREEHGRPLMGDILAAERAAGTRVVASGGHWTAFVPAAARWPVEVHLVPHRQVPDLPALTEEERDDFAALYLTVLHRLDGLYRRPLPYIAAWHQAPVRTGRDLAWLHLEVFSVLRTADKLKYLAGSESGMGVWVNDATPEQIAERLRG, translated from the coding sequence GTGAGGCGCACGGCGGGCAAGCTCGCGGACGGCCGGGAGATCATCTACTACGACGACACCCCGGACGCGCCACCGCGCGACGCGGTGGACACCCGGGACCTGCCGCCGTCGCAGCCCCTGTCGGAGGTGCGGCGCGACCCGCTCACCGACGAGTGGGTGGCGATGGCGGCGCACCGGCAGACCCGCACCTACAAGCCGCCCGCCGACCTGTGCCCGCTGTGCCCGTCCACCCCGGACAAGCCGACCGAGATCCCCGAGCCGTCCTACGACGTGGCGGTGTTCGAGAACCGCTTCCCGTCCTTCGCCCAGGGCGTGCCGGACCTGCCGTCCACTGTGGAGGGCATGCCGATGGTGGCGCGGGCGCCCGGCCGCGGCCGGTGCGAGGTGGTGTGCTTCACCTCCGACCACAACAGCTCGTTCGGCGAGCTGCCCGCGTGGCGGGTGCGCACGGTGGTGGACGTGTGGGCGGAGCGCACGACCGCGCTGGGCGCGCTGCCCGGGGTGGAGCAGGTCTTCCCGTTCGAGAACCGGGGCGAGGAGATCGGGGTGACGCTGCATCACCCGCACGGGCAGATCTACGGCTACCCGTTCGTGACGCCCAAGACCGAGCGGATGCTGTCCGTGGCGGCGGCTTACCGGGAAGAACACGGCCGCCCGCTGATGGGTGACATCTTGGCGGCCGAGCGGGCCGCGGGCACGCGGGTCGTCGCGTCGGGTGGGCACTGGACGGCGTTCGTGCCCGCCGCGGCGCGCTGGCCGGTCGAGGTGCACCTCGTGCCGCACCGCCAGGTGCCCGACCTGCCCGCGCTGACCGAGGAGGAGCGGGACGACTTCGCCGCGCTCTACCTGACCGTGCTGCACCGCCTCGACGGCCTCTACCGGCGGCCGCTGCCCTACATCGCGGCGTGGCACCAGGCACCCGTGCGCACCGGCCGCGACCTGGCGTGGCTGCACCTGGAGGTGTTCTCGGTGCTGCGGACCGCGGACAAGCTCAAGTACCTGGCCGGGTCGGAGTCCGGCATGGGCGTGTGGGTCAACGACGCGACGCCCGAGCAGATCGCCGAGCGGCTACGCGGCTAG